Proteins encoded within one genomic window of Methanosarcina barkeri str. Wiesmoor:
- a CDS encoding VTT domain-containing protein: MEKEFSNSSVRQKKFLFLIWLLVIIGGMTLYLIFPDEINLLFLKELAKEHHIVVLGIYFLLLSFRGLTMIPSTALLFSGIIIFNPVELFIVNMLGILASSTIVYYFSKYMGFATYFETKYGKYIQKIRHGLGDNELPIIVGWSFFPFVPTDLIVYVGSTLGVHIFKCLMGVFIGEATLNVLYILSAYMILRL; the protein is encoded by the coding sequence ATGGAAAAGGAATTTAGTAACTCTAGTGTGAGACAAAAGAAGTTCCTTTTTCTCATCTGGTTGCTTGTGATTATAGGAGGAATGACATTATATCTCATTTTTCCGGATGAAATTAACCTTCTCTTCCTTAAAGAACTTGCAAAAGAACATCATATTGTTGTTCTTGGAATCTATTTTCTTTTATTATCTTTTAGAGGGCTGACAATGATTCCTTCAACTGCTCTTCTGTTTTCAGGAATTATCATCTTTAATCCAGTAGAGCTTTTTATAGTAAACATGTTAGGAATACTTGCCTCGTCCACAATCGTGTACTATTTTTCAAAGTATATGGGCTTCGCTACATATTTTGAAACAAAGTACGGAAAATATATTCAAAAAATAAGACATGGCCTTGGAGACAATGAACTTCCAATTATAGTGGGCTGGAGCTTTTTTCCTTTTGTCCCAACAGACTTAATAGTTTATGTTGGCTCTACCTTGGGAGTACACATATTTAAGTGCCTGATGGGAGTTTTCATAGGAGAAGCAACACTAAATGTATTGTACATCCTCTCGGCATATATGATTTTACGCCTTTAG
- a CDS encoding ABC transporter ATP-binding protein: MKALSKNTLLERNTVLERNTVLERNSVLERNSVLERNSVLEVRNLEVSFQGIETVNVLSGISFSIKENETLALVGETGCGKSVVAHAVMNLLPSESRVKGNIEFRGKNLLGMDEKEMAKIRGKEIAIIFQNPSLALNPVYSIGHQLAEPLYVHQKEKKKTALSRVALALKRMGFANFSECMNYYPSWCSGGMNQRFLIAASTILNPALLIADEPSKGLDKKCIVELEAELRNQKIERKSAMLLISHDLGFVQRLADRIAVMYAGEIVELADPSSLFENPLHPYTRGLLNSLPEKGFIPIPGFSPPLNSLPSGCRFHPRCPLREKRCTQIHPEIKETGQRAVRCFLYP; this comes from the coding sequence ATGAAAGCCCTTTCCAAGAATACATTGCTTGAAAGGAACACAGTACTTGAAAGGAACACAGTACTTGAAAGGAACTCAGTACTTGAAAGGAACTCAGTACTTGAAAGGAACTCAGTACTTGAAGTAAGGAACCTTGAGGTCTCATTTCAGGGAATAGAAACCGTAAACGTACTTTCGGGAATTTCTTTCTCGATTAAAGAAAATGAAACTCTAGCCCTTGTAGGAGAGACTGGATGCGGGAAATCTGTCGTCGCACATGCAGTTATGAATCTCCTGCCCTCTGAGTCAAGGGTAAAAGGGAATATAGAATTCAGGGGAAAAAACCTGCTAGGAATGGACGAAAAAGAAATGGCAAAGATAAGAGGAAAAGAAATTGCTATTATTTTTCAGAACCCTTCACTTGCCCTCAACCCTGTGTATTCCATAGGTCACCAGCTTGCAGAACCCCTATATGTGCACCAGAAAGAAAAGAAAAAGACGGCACTTTCCAGAGTCGCATTAGCCCTGAAACGTATGGGTTTTGCGAACTTCTCCGAGTGCATGAATTACTACCCCTCATGGTGTTCAGGCGGGATGAACCAGCGCTTTTTGATTGCTGCTTCAACCATACTTAACCCTGCACTGCTTATAGCAGACGAACCCAGTAAAGGACTTGACAAAAAATGCATCGTTGAACTGGAAGCTGAACTCAGGAATCAGAAAATTGAAAGGAAGAGTGCCATGCTTCTAATAAGCCATGACCTTGGATTTGTACAAAGGCTTGCAGACAGAATTGCTGTGATGTATGCAGGGGAGATTGTCGAACTCGCCGACCCATCAAGCCTTTTTGAGAACCCTTTACACCCTTACACCAGAGGCCTCCTGAACAGCCTGCCTGAGAAGGGCTTTATTCCCATACCTGGTTTTTCCCCGCCTCTTAATAGCCTTCCTTCGGGCTGCAGGTTCCACCCAAGATGCCCTTTAAGGGAAAAGCGCTGCACTCAAATCCATCCCGAAATTAAAGAAACTGGTCAAAGGGCTGTGAGGTGTTTTCTATATCCCTGA
- a CDS encoding methanogenesis marker 9 domain-containing protein produces the protein MSDCLFDLHIGYVRFKNPIALAPMAGIVDSAFANQYASNAGLVILGAFNLDKASIAVASALVARGRKEFISDEPMEFMKKEIRAVTSGSAVAVNVRSTTLEPLIEAAKIVKEEGAILELNAHCRQPEMLEAGLGEALLHDLPKLSAWIRAIKETGVVLSVKVRANVVNDIELARLIDKAGADIIHVDAEMEGFGADLDAILNYRDATRLFLIGNNSVKDFEAAKEMFTRGADMVSAARGVLENSGLIQELVENVTSYQQSIGWYNAPKHVCSEGDFRGLAFCCLPVKPCPVHEKFQKLGYTAEEFARTKLDFAKGTMLEYGEDTCFGSLVWCCKITKPCWIRDGVLNTIGLSDTEYMKLKKQLAEYVLDHARIPVNESQ, from the coding sequence ATGAGTGATTGTCTGTTCGATTTGCATATTGGATATGTTCGTTTTAAAAACCCGATTGCACTGGCGCCTATGGCAGGAATTGTCGATAGTGCTTTTGCCAACCAGTATGCAAGCAATGCCGGGCTGGTAATTCTTGGAGCCTTTAACCTGGATAAGGCTTCAATAGCTGTTGCTTCAGCCCTTGTAGCCCGGGGTAGAAAAGAGTTCATTTCCGATGAACCTATGGAGTTTATGAAAAAGGAAATCCGGGCAGTAACTTCCGGAAGTGCCGTAGCTGTAAATGTCAGGAGTACTACACTTGAACCCCTCATTGAAGCTGCAAAAATTGTCAAAGAAGAAGGAGCAATCCTTGAGTTGAACGCTCACTGCAGGCAGCCTGAGATGCTCGAAGCCGGACTGGGAGAAGCTCTTCTCCATGACCTTCCAAAGCTTTCGGCCTGGATTCGGGCCATAAAGGAAACAGGAGTTGTGCTTTCAGTAAAAGTAAGGGCAAACGTGGTCAATGATATCGAACTTGCAAGGCTTATCGATAAAGCGGGTGCGGATATTATACACGTTGATGCCGAAATGGAGGGCTTTGGTGCCGATCTTGATGCAATCCTTAACTACAGGGACGCTACAAGGCTTTTCCTGATAGGAAACAATTCGGTCAAGGACTTTGAGGCAGCAAAGGAGATGTTTACCCGAGGGGCTGATATGGTTTCCGCTGCCAGGGGAGTCCTTGAAAATTCTGGACTTATACAGGAACTGGTAGAAAACGTTACCTCTTACCAGCAGTCAATAGGCTGGTATAATGCTCCAAAGCACGTTTGCAGCGAAGGGGACTTCAGGGGGCTGGCTTTCTGCTGTCTGCCTGTAAAACCCTGTCCTGTACATGAAAAGTTCCAAAAACTGGGATATACGGCAGAGGAGTTTGCCAGGACAAAGCTTGACTTTGCGAAAGGCACAATGCTGGAATACGGAGAAGATACGTGCTTCGGAAGCCTTGTCTGGTGTTGTAAAATCACCAAGCCCTGCTGGATCAGAGACGGAGTATTAAACACAATTGGGCTCTCTGACACAGAATACATGAAGCTTAAAAAGCAACTGGCAGAATACGTACTGGATCATGCCAGAATTCCGGTAAATGAATCCCAATAA
- a CDS encoding PHP domain-containing protein: protein MGKGPRNYEEKLITPEQAVELMEEGWRRADLHVHTTCSFDVLPVRDLHPESLYEKALKMGMDYVTFTDHDTIDAYEILGWDREKLVPGVEISIYDPEFAGHSLHINVFELDREEFFELMEITEIEHDLRSFIKYLRRHKLPFIYNHPFWFEFHSEPNPSSVPRLAKLFPVLEYNMHELKQKNELTIALAEKLGKGIAATTDTHTGRIGKVYTLAKGDNFNEFFKNVAQGKSYIVPEDLTRELLIDEMNTWIDLIFEKSQKNRDVESYLTGIKSLDTMVKISRSELLNYSPKLNRTAMNLLYMISNTGLPASVYIHSAENLAREIERQIEIEKQN, encoded by the coding sequence ATGGGGAAAGGGCCGAGAAATTACGAGGAGAAACTGATAACTCCGGAACAAGCAGTCGAGCTTATGGAAGAGGGATGGAGGCGAGCAGACCTGCACGTTCATACAACCTGTTCCTTTGATGTGCTTCCTGTAAGAGACCTGCACCCTGAGAGCCTTTATGAGAAGGCTCTAAAGATGGGAATGGATTACGTGACATTTACAGACCATGATACCATTGATGCATATGAAATCCTCGGATGGGATCGTGAAAAGCTTGTCCCTGGGGTTGAAATAAGTATATATGACCCGGAATTTGCAGGGCATTCACTTCATATTAACGTTTTTGAGCTTGACAGGGAAGAGTTCTTTGAGCTCATGGAAATTACGGAAATCGAACACGACCTGAGGAGCTTTATTAAATACCTCAGGCGGCATAAACTTCCTTTTATTTACAACCATCCTTTCTGGTTTGAGTTTCACAGTGAACCTAATCCGTCTTCAGTCCCCAGGCTAGCAAAACTTTTCCCTGTACTGGAGTACAATATGCACGAACTCAAGCAGAAAAACGAACTTACAATTGCTCTTGCGGAAAAACTTGGCAAAGGTATTGCCGCGACAACCGACACTCATACAGGAAGAATTGGTAAAGTATACACCCTTGCAAAAGGAGATAATTTCAATGAATTTTTCAAAAACGTAGCGCAGGGAAAAAGTTACATCGTTCCCGAAGATCTTACCAGAGAGCTTTTGATCGACGAAATGAATACCTGGATAGATCTGATTTTTGAAAAAAGCCAGAAAAACAGGGACGTAGAAAGCTACCTTACTGGGATAAAATCTCTGGATACAATGGTCAAGATTTCTAGAAGTGAGCTATTAAATTACTCTCCGAAACTTAACAGAACTGCAATGAACCTGCTCTATATGATCTCAAATACAGGGCTTCCTGCATCAGTTTACATTCATTCGGCAGAGAATCTGGCAAGGGAAATTGAAAGACAGATTGAAATCGAGAAACAAAATTAA
- a CDS encoding dihydromethanopterin reductase (acceptor) has protein sequence MSFQRIAWGITGAGHFLDRSYQVFKEIKLRNPEVSVNTFVSRAGEEVLRMYGLEQKLVKISGGDYLEEIFWESEQGSSSPKVGRFGLDRYDALFVTPATSNTVSKIAYGIADSLVTNAVAQAVKGRVPVYIVPVDIEGSIISEMPYNIDRKQCRHCEDCPPRENCPHGAITEKNGFTDQIDLLKCKGCGICKELCPYKAIKGGPVEVLVRDVDIRNVEIVKGLQGITVLESPEKILDFF, from the coding sequence ATGAGTTTTCAGAGAATCGCGTGGGGCATTACAGGTGCCGGGCATTTCCTGGACCGCAGTTATCAGGTCTTTAAGGAAATCAAGCTCAGAAACCCTGAAGTTTCCGTAAACACATTTGTTTCTAGGGCTGGAGAGGAGGTACTGCGCATGTACGGGCTTGAGCAAAAGCTTGTTAAAATCTCCGGCGGGGACTACCTCGAAGAAATCTTCTGGGAAAGCGAGCAGGGTTCGAGTTCTCCTAAGGTCGGGCGCTTCGGTCTTGACCGATATGACGCCCTGTTCGTCACGCCTGCAACCTCAAACACGGTTTCGAAAATCGCTTATGGAATTGCGGATTCCCTTGTTACCAATGCCGTTGCCCAGGCTGTAAAAGGAAGAGTGCCTGTTTATATCGTACCCGTAGATATTGAAGGCTCAATCATATCCGAAATGCCCTATAATATCGACCGAAAACAGTGTAGACATTGCGAAGACTGTCCTCCAAGAGAAAACTGCCCTCATGGAGCAATAACTGAGAAAAACGGTTTCACAGACCAGATCGACCTTCTTAAGTGCAAAGGCTGCGGGATCTGCAAGGAACTCTGCCCTTATAAAGCTATTAAAGGCGGACCTGTGGAAGTCCTTGTCCGGGATGTGGATATACGCAACGTTGAGATTGTTAAAGGCTTACAGGGAATTACCGTGCTTGAAAGCCCTGAAAAGATTCTGGATTTCTTTTGA
- a CDS encoding ABC transporter ATP-binding protein — MFSISLRANGISKTYGKGLLSQGKCIFREVSFEIRPGETFGLMGPSGEGKSTLGRVIAGLEKPTYGTVYYESSPLSEMNKTEHMTFRRKVQIMFQDPTGAFNPRKKIGSSVFDVLKLLKIPHIEHASKTKEMLMTIGLPEEVLSRYPSQLSGGQLQRLALGRILLLEPEYIVLDEPTSALDVSVQAQVLHMLKKVQAEKSIGYFLISHDEAVIRFMSDSCGLLENKQLRIID, encoded by the coding sequence GTGTTTTCTATATCCCTGAGAGCGAACGGCATATCAAAGACATACGGAAAAGGCCTGTTAAGCCAGGGAAAATGTATTTTCCGAGAGGTTTCGTTTGAGATCAGGCCAGGAGAGACCTTTGGATTGATGGGACCTTCCGGAGAAGGAAAAAGCACTCTGGGGAGAGTTATTGCTGGGCTTGAAAAGCCCACATACGGTACTGTGTACTATGAGAGTTCTCCGCTTTCCGAAATGAATAAAACCGAACATATGACTTTTCGCCGCAAGGTCCAGATAATGTTTCAAGACCCTACGGGCGCTTTTAACCCAAGGAAAAAAATAGGAAGCTCAGTTTTCGATGTTCTGAAGCTTCTCAAAATTCCTCATATAGAACATGCCTCAAAAACAAAAGAGATGCTTATGACCATAGGCCTTCCAGAAGAAGTGCTTTCTCGCTATCCTTCGCAGCTCTCAGGAGGCCAGCTACAGCGCCTTGCACTTGGCCGAATTCTCCTGCTCGAACCCGAATATATCGTACTTGACGAACCAACTTCAGCCCTGGATGTCTCGGTTCAAGCCCAGGTCCTGCACATGCTTAAAAAGGTTCAGGCTGAGAAGAGTATAGGTTATTTCCTGATCTCTCATGATGAAGCTGTTATCCGTTTTATGTCAGACAGCTGCGGATTGCTTGAGAACAAGCAGTTGAGAATAATTGATTGA
- a CDS encoding triphosphoribosyl-dephospho-CoA synthase — MNPNNTDFICQIPELAENPQISSLIARCAQLAMLLEVSASPKPGNVDREHNYPDTYFEHFIASSVGVYPVLELAARSRNGIGALIRSAVCESSAWQKGGNTHFGAFLLLIPLSMAAGELFNSCRKIPYKLLPDELEALAVHAHAFVQATDCEDAVEFYRAFEVAGVRVNNVDEFNLGDPESTSELRAKGVTLYELMDIARGYDLIANEWVTGFGRCLEGAKSITEFMQAQNPGAENSVSNCSGTGINEAVVYTFLKLLSRYRDTFIETKFDTDTADYVSSRAGEILSTWEEASDNESSGNTTRDFEDLLPAVQEFDSELLKKRINPGSTADIIIAGLFIALLGGLRF, encoded by the coding sequence ATGAATCCCAATAATACTGATTTTATCTGCCAGATACCTGAACTGGCAGAAAACCCACAGATTTCAAGTCTTATTGCCCGTTGTGCCCAGCTTGCTATGCTACTTGAGGTCTCGGCTTCTCCAAAACCAGGAAACGTCGATAGGGAGCATAACTATCCTGATACCTACTTTGAACATTTTATAGCGTCTTCTGTAGGCGTTTACCCTGTCCTCGAGCTGGCTGCAAGAAGCAGGAACGGGATAGGTGCACTTATCAGAAGTGCGGTTTGTGAGAGTTCTGCCTGGCAGAAAGGAGGAAATACCCATTTCGGCGCCTTTCTGCTACTTATCCCTCTTTCAATGGCTGCAGGCGAACTCTTTAATTCATGCAGAAAAATCCCATATAAACTCTTACCGGACGAATTAGAAGCCCTTGCTGTGCATGCACATGCTTTTGTTCAGGCAACTGACTGTGAGGATGCTGTCGAGTTCTACAGGGCTTTTGAAGTGGCAGGGGTGAGGGTTAACAATGTGGATGAATTCAACCTCGGAGACCCTGAGTCAACATCTGAGTTAAGGGCCAAAGGAGTCACCCTTTATGAGCTTATGGATATTGCCAGAGGGTATGACCTGATTGCAAATGAATGGGTTACGGGCTTCGGACGCTGTCTTGAGGGAGCAAAAAGCATAACTGAGTTCATGCAGGCTCAAAATCCGGGAGCTGAGAATTCAGTTTCGAATTGTTCAGGCACAGGTATTAACGAAGCCGTTGTGTATACCTTCCTGAAATTGTTGTCCCGGTACAGGGATACTTTCATCGAGACCAAATTCGATACAGATACTGCAGATTACGTTTCATCAAGGGCAGGCGAGATTCTCTCTACCTGGGAGGAGGCTTCAGATAATGAATCTTCAGGTAATACCACTAGAGACTTTGAAGATCTGCTTCCTGCTGTACAGGAGTTTGACTCCGAGCTTCTCAAAAAGAGAATTAATCCGGGCTCAACAGCCGATATCATCATAGCCGGGCTTTTCATTGCCCTTCTGGGAGGTCTGCGCTTTTGA
- a CDS encoding ABC transporter substrate-binding protein gives MKQIKHFMGLGLKVRLKRTIILTILVLTFCSTIFSLGAAGQEDSENNQTASEEGFFDRFITYVKSLFSGEGELQSSGEISKIGAADIQQSADSETAILRIATPDVIDSASLVGDTGLGVFAHLSNPPLMKMDADGHIVGQLAENYSVSENNTRWTFYLRDDLYWSDGEKVTPEDVEFSIRYYGEKTPWASWINDTLENSTVSDADNSVTFKFNKPYNRVSMEFATYDILPAHVWKNIDDPVEYTNNGPYVGCGPYYLKLIDLNAGKLVFEKNPYWKGKDPEFKTVEIHFYSNVDVATLALKNGEADTYYKYAGSYPYSSIEELEKTGNFDFMEKTSIGLVFLAPNLKKAPFSDEEFREALAYAINYEELARLETLGYGEVPNRGFVPPSMENYKETEKLEYSPEKAREILEKAGYSDSNGNGILEGKDGKDIKLEILIRSNYARTGELLDEYFENIGLSADLKTVDSDTWIALKDSYNYDLTVTRSTPWGMLMHSSWGSGYFDSRRTGQGVMHNVEDPVFLQLCDDILATTDSAELQNYAYELQDYYAENLPAIPLYWSKSVTPFNRHFEGWYADPLYGIYNLDTFTNVTKVEA, from the coding sequence ATGAAACAAATAAAACACTTTATGGGATTGGGATTAAAAGTAAGATTAAAGCGAACGATTATCCTTACAATACTTGTTCTTACTTTTTGCTCAACCATATTTTCTTTAGGAGCGGCAGGGCAGGAAGATTCTGAAAACAATCAAACAGCCTCGGAAGAAGGATTTTTTGACCGGTTTATCACATATGTAAAAAGCCTGTTCTCAGGAGAAGGAGAACTACAGAGCTCAGGAGAAATTTCCAAAATCGGCGCTGCAGACATTCAGCAGTCAGCAGATTCTGAGACAGCAATTTTGAGAATCGCAACTCCAGACGTAATAGACTCTGCGTCCCTGGTTGGGGATACAGGTCTGGGAGTTTTTGCTCATCTTTCAAACCCACCACTCATGAAAATGGATGCGGACGGACATATTGTAGGGCAGCTTGCAGAGAATTACAGTGTATCGGAAAATAACACGCGCTGGACTTTCTATCTCAGAGATGACCTCTACTGGAGCGACGGAGAAAAAGTAACACCAGAAGATGTTGAGTTCTCAATCCGCTACTACGGCGAAAAAACCCCCTGGGCAAGCTGGATCAATGATACCCTGGAAAACTCAACAGTTTCAGATGCCGACAATTCCGTGACCTTCAAATTTAACAAGCCCTACAACCGAGTCAGTATGGAATTTGCAACCTATGATATCCTTCCTGCTCATGTGTGGAAAAATATCGATGATCCAGTAGAATACACAAACAACGGCCCTTATGTTGGCTGCGGGCCCTACTACCTAAAACTGATAGACCTCAATGCCGGAAAACTAGTTTTTGAGAAAAACCCTTACTGGAAAGGAAAGGATCCTGAATTCAAAACTGTCGAGATCCATTTTTACTCAAATGTGGATGTTGCCACTCTAGCCCTTAAAAATGGAGAAGCTGACACTTACTATAAATATGCAGGATCGTACCCTTACTCAAGTATTGAGGAACTTGAAAAAACTGGGAATTTTGACTTCATGGAAAAGACCAGCATCGGGCTTGTTTTCCTTGCCCCCAATTTGAAAAAAGCCCCGTTTTCAGACGAGGAATTCAGGGAAGCTCTGGCCTATGCCATAAATTATGAAGAGCTTGCAAGGCTTGAAACCCTTGGATATGGAGAAGTTCCAAATCGTGGTTTTGTGCCGCCATCCATGGAAAATTATAAGGAAACCGAAAAACTGGAATACAGTCCCGAAAAAGCCAGAGAGATCCTGGAGAAAGCCGGATACTCGGACAGCAATGGGAATGGAATACTGGAAGGAAAAGATGGAAAAGACATAAAGCTTGAAATCCTCATCCGATCTAATTACGCCCGCACAGGTGAACTTCTCGATGAATATTTTGAAAATATCGGGCTTTCTGCAGACCTCAAAACTGTAGATTCAGATACCTGGATTGCTCTTAAAGATAGTTACAATTATGACCTGACAGTAACGCGTTCCACTCCCTGGGGTATGCTTATGCACTCAAGTTGGGGAAGCGGCTACTTTGATTCCAGGCGGACAGGCCAGGGAGTTATGCATAACGTAGAAGACCCTGTGTTCCTGCAACTCTGCGATGACATCCTTGCAACTACGGATTCTGCAGAACTTCAGAATTATGCATACGAGCTGCAGGACTATTATGCGGAAAATCTGCCTGCAATTCCCCTCTACTGGAGCAAGTCGGTTACTCCATTTAACAGGCACTTCGAAGGCTGGTACGCGGATCCCCTTTACGGGATATATAACCTGGATACTTTTACAAATGTAACGAAAGTGGAGGCGTAA
- a CDS encoding ABC transporter permease, whose protein sequence is MNQSDGTDIPCMKETSIEGFSEKKSEASNFEFPKKTSFWIFQKRRGFQGLFNWIGIFLFVLFIFMALFPSIFAPYAPEERFIPYEAPSEEHLLGTNDIGNDILSELVFGARISMTVGFMAALISTLIGTALGLCSGYFRGIIDELLMGFTDVVLVIPKIPLIIVLGAFLRPSIWILIAILGLLSWESTARVTRSKTLQLREAGYVKSAQCMGFSSYHIMKSDIFPNIIHILFPKFMLATASAMISEASLSFLGLGDVSMKSWGMMLSFAFSQGGFIRDMWWWYMPPGICITLCVLSIALIGFGLEAKETEHFREGANTL, encoded by the coding sequence ATGAATCAATCTGACGGTACTGATATTCCCTGCATGAAAGAAACGAGCATTGAGGGTTTTTCTGAAAAAAAATCCGAAGCTTCCAACTTTGAATTTCCAAAAAAAACTTCTTTCTGGATTTTTCAAAAACGTAGAGGTTTTCAGGGACTATTCAACTGGATAGGCATTTTCCTCTTTGTACTTTTCATTTTTATGGCTCTTTTTCCTTCAATTTTTGCTCCTTATGCCCCAGAAGAGCGTTTCATACCCTACGAAGCCCCTTCGGAAGAGCATCTGCTTGGGACAAATGACATAGGAAATGATATCCTTTCAGAACTGGTGTTTGGGGCAAGGATCTCAATGACAGTAGGTTTTATGGCAGCCTTGATCTCAACTCTCATCGGGACTGCGTTAGGTCTCTGTTCAGGCTATTTCAGAGGAATCATTGATGAGCTGTTAATGGGCTTTACTGATGTTGTCCTTGTCATCCCCAAGATCCCTCTTATTATAGTCCTGGGAGCATTTCTAAGGCCGAGCATCTGGATCCTGATAGCCATATTGGGGCTTCTTTCCTGGGAATCCACTGCCAGAGTCACACGCTCAAAGACTCTACAGCTAAGGGAAGCAGGTTACGTAAAAAGTGCCCAATGTATGGGTTTTTCCTCTTATCACATTATGAAATCAGATATATTCCCAAACATTATCCATATCCTGTTCCCCAAATTTATGCTGGCAACTGCTTCGGCAATGATTTCTGAGGCATCTCTTTCTTTCCTGGGACTTGGTGACGTAAGCATGAAAAGCTGGGGAATGATGCTTTCTTTTGCTTTTTCTCAAGGTGGTTTTATTCGGGATATGTGGTGGTGGTATATGCCTCCAGGAATCTGTATCACCCTCTGTGTACTCTCTATCGCGCTGATAGGTTTCGGGCTTGAAGCAAAGGAAACAGAACACTTCAGAGAAGGTGCAAACACATTATGA
- a CDS encoding ABC transporter permease, whose amino-acid sequence MSEIVRKVTRYFSSLMLIIVINFTLPRIMPGDPVKNLIGEDAYVSEEVMEELRAELGLNLPLSEQFTSYLSNLLHLDLGYSYHLHAPVAEILLNKMSWTLIFVGVSVVIGALLGCFLGALAGWEPERKASHFTGFIFVVLSCVPPYFLALLTLYIFSFKLGFFPSKGFYDTPEIGSVLHHLFLPVCVMSVFSASRNFLVMRGSVIQEKEQLYALYARAKGLNNNDILFRHIIKNASLPIITLLALDFGFLFSGALFIEIIFSLNGMGVMIYNAIMGKDYPLLQGAFLIIAFTTLLANIFADLLYALIDPRVRGGLDESI is encoded by the coding sequence ATGTCAGAAATAGTAAGAAAAGTAACCAGGTATTTTTCCTCATTGATGCTGATAATCGTCATCAACTTTACCCTCCCAAGGATCATGCCTGGAGACCCGGTAAAAAACCTGATTGGTGAAGACGCTTATGTTTCAGAAGAAGTGATGGAAGAACTGCGAGCAGAACTGGGGCTTAATCTGCCCCTTTCTGAGCAGTTCACCTCCTATCTCTCCAACCTCCTGCACCTTGACCTGGGGTATTCCTATCACCTTCATGCCCCCGTAGCAGAAATTCTTCTGAATAAGATGAGCTGGACACTGATTTTCGTGGGAGTATCAGTGGTTATTGGGGCCTTGCTTGGATGTTTTCTCGGTGCCCTTGCAGGCTGGGAACCGGAAAGAAAAGCGAGTCATTTTACCGGTTTCATTTTTGTGGTGCTCTCCTGTGTCCCACCTTACTTTCTTGCCCTTCTGACTCTCTATATATTTTCATTTAAACTGGGGTTCTTTCCCTCCAAAGGCTTTTATGATACCCCTGAAATAGGAAGTGTACTGCATCACCTATTCCTACCTGTCTGTGTAATGTCTGTCTTTTCAGCATCCAGAAACTTTCTAGTCATGCGAGGAAGCGTAATTCAGGAAAAGGAGCAGCTTTATGCTCTGTATGCCAGAGCAAAAGGCCTGAACAATAACGATATACTTTTCAGACATATCATAAAAAACGCCTCTCTCCCGATAATTACCCTGCTTGCCCTGGATTTTGGGTTTCTCTTCAGCGGAGCATTGTTCATAGAAATCATCTTTTCCTTAAACGGGATGGGGGTCATGATATACAATGCGATAATGGGAAAAGACTATCCTCTGCTTCAAGGAGCATTTCTGATAATCGCTTTTACTACCCTGCTAGCAAATATTTTTGCTGACCTGCTCTATGCCTTAATTGACCCCAGAGTAAGAGGAGGCCTGGATGAATCAATCTGA
- a CDS encoding DUF447 domain-containing protein produces the protein MIGLSPERRKNGSDSSAADSIDLYSFGIREGISETIISTGLECPNAAPIGIIVKGGRTFVRLFKGTHTWENVSKEKYLAANVVYDPLLLVRSTFFDLEPSEFDYVPVHGFSFPILKTALAWIVFECTDLKNTDHALVADLIPVKAGFNEANWKSLPLPNRGFNAVLEATVHATRYQLTGDEKYLKLIRHYESLASKCGGENEKKAMKLLYEVLGL, from the coding sequence TTGATTGGACTTTCTCCTGAACGCAGAAAAAACGGAAGTGACTCTTCTGCTGCTGATTCTATCGATTTATATTCTTTTGGGATCAGAGAAGGCATTTCCGAAACAATTATCAGCACAGGCCTGGAATGTCCAAATGCTGCTCCTATCGGAATAATCGTAAAAGGTGGAAGGACTTTTGTCCGGCTTTTCAAAGGCACCCACACCTGGGAAAACGTCTCAAAAGAAAAATATCTTGCCGCAAACGTAGTGTATGATCCTCTGCTCCTTGTGCGTTCGACTTTTTTCGATCTTGAGCCCTCCGAATTTGACTATGTGCCTGTCCACGGATTCAGTTTCCCTATCCTGAAAACAGCATTGGCCTGGATCGTTTTCGAGTGTACCGATCTTAAGAATACGGATCATGCTCTTGTGGCCGACCTTATTCCTGTAAAAGCAGGTTTCAATGAAGCTAACTGGAAAAGTCTGCCTTTACCCAACAGGGGATTCAATGCAGTGCTTGAGGCGACTGTCCATGCAACCCGCTATCAGCTTACAGGAGACGAAAAATATCTCAAACTGATCCGCCATTATGAATCACTGGCTTCCAAGTGCGGGGGAGAAAACGAGAAAAAAGCTATGAAATTGCTTTATGAGGTCTTGGGGCTGTGA